The genomic segment TGGTTGTCACGGAGCGTGTCGACGTCGTCGTGTCATCTATGCTTGAAGGAAAAGTCGCTATTTTAGTGAATGGGACCCCGTTTGTTCTCGTCGTTCCTGGGACGTTTTTCAGCTTGACGCAATCGCCTGACGATTACTATCAACGCTTTTTCGTCGGTTCCTTTATTCGTTTGCTCCGCCTCTTTTTTATTTTTATTGCTTTATGTTTGCCAGCCATCTATGTGGCGTTTTCGACCTTTCACCAGGAGTTAATCCCTAGTCAATTGTTACTGACAATTGTCGTTTCGCGAGAGGCGATTCCTTTTCCGGCTGTTGTTGAATTATTGATTATGGATATTACGTTTGAAGGGTTGCGGGAAGCAGGCTTACGTCTCCCGAAACAGATTGGTGCGGCTGTTTCGATTGTTGGAGCTCTCGTAATCGGTGAAGCCTCGGTAAATGCAGGGCTCGTTTCCCGACCAATGGTCGTCATTATCGCATTAACAGGGATTGCTTCCTTTATCATGCCACGATTTAATTTATCCACTTCATTTCGGCTGTTGCGTTTTCCTCTTACGTTAGCCGCCGCGAGCTTCGGTTTTATCGGTTTGTTTGCTGGCTTAATGATGATCTTAACGCATCTTTGTTCCTTGCGCTCGTTTGGCGTCCCTTTTATGGAACCCATTGCTCCTTTGCACACGTTTAGATTAAAAGACTCTTTTATTCGGAGAAAAATAAAATGATTTTTTAAGCCTGGAGGGAAAGGATGCCACAAACTCACTTATCTAAAACGTATCTTTATTTTCTTATTTTCACAGCAGTGATGGCGACGATGATTTTACTTGGCCCTTCA from the Litoribacterium kuwaitense genome contains:
- a CDS encoding spore germination protein, whose protein sequence is MLLEDAETGLAIDVQHHFHRNLEEPVAESVVRGNRIGFIESIDQNIALLRNYLKTDAFLFETLILGKYTKTTVGIAYIDGVAERKLIEEVRMRLEHIEADGVIETGDIEELIEDHPNSIFPQMVVTERVDVVVSSMLEGKVAILVNGTPFVLVVPGTFFSLTQSPDDYYQRFFVGSFIRLLRLFFIFIALCLPAIYVAFSTFHQELIPSQLLLTIVVSREAIPFPAVVELLIMDITFEGLREAGLRLPKQIGAAVSIVGALVIGEASVNAGLVSRPMVVIIALTGIASFIMPRFNLSTSFRLLRFPLTLAAASFGFIGLFAGLMMILTHLCSLRSFGVPFMEPIAPLHTFRLKDSFIRRKIK